A window of the Candidatus Marinimicrobia bacterium CG08_land_8_20_14_0_20_45_22 genome harbors these coding sequences:
- a CDS encoding translation initiation factor IF-1: MTKEKLIKVDGTIKENLPNASFRVVLENGHEVLAHVSGKMRMHFIKILPGDKVTLELSPYDLSKGRITYRYK, translated from the coding sequence ATGACGAAAGAAAAACTGATCAAGGTGGATGGAACGATTAAAGAGAACTTACCCAATGCGTCATTCAGGGTTGTTCTTGAAAATGGGCACGAAGTTCTGGCGCATGTTTCCGGCAAGATGAGGATGCATTTCATCAAGATTTTGCCGGGCGACAAAGTGACGTTGGAACTCTCGCCGTATGACTTGAGCAAAGGAAGAATAACTTACAGATATAAATAA
- a CDS encoding 50S ribosomal protein L36: protein MKVRSSVKKICDKCKIIRRKGVVRVICSNPKHKQRQG from the coding sequence ATGAAAGTTAGATCATCAGTTAAGAAAATTTGTGATAAATGCAAAATCATTCGTCGCAAAGGTGTGGTAAGAGTCATTTGTAGCAACCCGAAGCACAAACAGCGTCAGGGTTAA